The proteins below are encoded in one region of Diorhabda carinulata isolate Delta chromosome 3, icDioCari1.1, whole genome shotgun sequence:
- the LOC130891492 gene encoding uncharacterized protein LOC130891492: protein MKPIIILAVMLRFSKNVLCEEDFLEEAVAFVRACGTEDLTLCIKERALRYIDNLPNNLDFGSGLKIKSVHPERIVRRAPITSLPDELRAREEVLDNLLLERIKDFIKSHTFEFKVPDEAIIDLDKSVEEGRKKKGGGGLRIRPIIMMLILKAAVVGAIILKFIGLVAFKALLLAKIAFTISTIVALKKLVETKHHTSTYEVVAAHPHYDDHSHFDRSFNNDLPYKGYKGGRNVK from the exons ATGAAACCAATAATAATTCTAGCAGTGATGTTAcgattttcgaaaaatgtcCTGTGCGAGGAGGATTTTTTGGAAGAAGCCGTTGCGTTTGTTAGAGCATGTGGAACTGAAGATTTGACTTTATGTATTAAG GAACGTGCTTTGAGATACATCGATAATCTACCAAACAACTTGGATTTTGGAAgtggtttaaaaataaaatccgTTCATCCAGAAAGAATTGTTCGACGAGCTCCTATAACTTCTTTACCAGACGAATTACGAGCCAGAGAGGAGGTTCTTGATAATTTACTTCTAGAGAGGATAAAGGATTTCATCAAATCACATACATTCGAATTCAAAGTACCTGATGAAGCTATCATCGATCTGGATAAGTCAGTGGAAGAag gaagaaaaaagaaaggCGGTGGAGGGCTACGTATTCGACCAATAATAATGATGTTAATATTGAAAGCGGCAGTTGTTGGAGccataattttgaaattcattggTTTGGTAGCATTCAAAGCTTTGTTACTTGCTAAGATAGCTTTTACAATATCCACTATTGTAGCCTTGAAGAAACTTGTAGAAACGAAACATCACACATCCACTTATGAAGTAGTAGCAGCTCATCCACATTATGATGATCATAGCCATTTTGATAGGTCGTTCAATAATGATCTACCGTATAAGGGATACAAAGGAGGTAGAAATGTGAAGTAG